One stretch of Paenibacillus sp. FSL R5-0341 DNA includes these proteins:
- a CDS encoding S-layer homology domain-containing protein, translated as MKRKWMVVIVVLLAIGPWMGLWPLPVQAAHIFSGGGIGSPTDPYIIRTAEDLDHVRDDLTASYKLQSDIDLTSYSNWQPIGTSSANAFKGQLDGAGYTISGMTIASSADNIGLFGYVREPATIYNVRLENVNITSSNANGQVGGLVGIASASSTYLMLDRISVTGEIHSNGFSTGGLVGQTSLIALVNSDAHVRTYSNGNTSVGGLVGVNSNSIIKQSYATGDVSSSRNAGGLVGYSGGSSNVLNSYATGHVTGVSNAAIGGLIGAGNSGTVENSYATGTVTGDSGLTGGLVGDNNPIIIDSGISIANSYWNLSDNPGLKTTGNQSGTDGAVSQDAMKEWATYIGWDSAIWGIQEDVSHPYLKSFSPVLRVDPLSSATYSTEPGDNQFMISGYVRDGSIGEPLEVSYTIKDASNGTVTQDVYAINATSSNQTFNFPVTLEESSYTLGTYTINITASDSVPAHEQLQSFTFEVEDKTPPAAPIITIPSNGHMTNNATPTVSGTSEAGATVTVVLDGTVAGTATAGSNGSWAWTVESPLPEGTHMVKTRASDVAGNVGPDSAINTFTVDVTPPIITLIGSPSMQMQVGSAYTDPGAKAQDAVDGELTSQIKVTGTVNVNRAGSYVLTYKVQDSSGNAAASVLRTVDVVSSGGGSGAGAGGSGSSSVEQSPNANLAQLTLRVGGSTEELTPQFAPEITEYTMETSGEQLVLHWVAADSKAVVKLLSEPVIDTTSIPLVVGTQTIKITVQAENGTRKVYTITVTRLDDNENASSSPECAFTDIQAHWAKTDICEAARLQIVEGVNTSSFAPDRTVTRAEFAVMLLRTLQIPSVQQSASNPFSDKDSTPVWAQLAIHTGAVEGILNGYPDGTFRPQQEIDRAEVAVMLAKALKWEIDIEPDLTFSDQASIPAWAQSYVKAAHENGLLQGRGDNQFVPDGMTTRAEAAIVMLRLWKSLY; from the coding sequence GTCCAACCGATCCGTATATCATTCGAACAGCAGAGGATTTGGATCATGTTCGAGATGACTTGACGGCAAGTTATAAGCTTCAATCTGACATTGATTTAACCTCCTACAGCAACTGGCAGCCGATCGGCACCTCATCCGCTAATGCGTTTAAAGGTCAATTGGATGGAGCTGGTTACACGATTAGTGGAATGACAATCGCCTCTTCTGCTGATAATATCGGTCTGTTCGGTTATGTGCGCGAGCCTGCAACGATTTACAATGTGCGATTGGAGAATGTGAATATTACATCTTCTAATGCAAACGGCCAAGTCGGTGGACTTGTTGGTATAGCCTCTGCTTCGAGTACTTACCTTATGTTAGACCGTATTTCAGTAACCGGTGAGATACATAGTAATGGTTTTTCAACTGGCGGCCTAGTCGGACAAACTTCATTAATTGCTCTGGTGAATAGCGATGCTCACGTCCGCACATATTCGAACGGCAATACTTCTGTAGGAGGATTAGTGGGGGTTAACAGTAATAGTATCATCAAACAGAGTTACGCAACAGGTGATGTGTCAAGCAGCAGAAATGCTGGCGGGTTGGTTGGTTATTCTGGTGGTAGTAGCAATGTTCTCAACAGTTATGCAACGGGTCATGTGACGGGCGTTAGTAATGCGGCTATCGGCGGGTTAATAGGTGCGGGGAACTCTGGAACTGTTGAGAATAGTTATGCAACGGGGACTGTCACGGGTGACAGCGGCTTAACTGGTGGTTTGGTCGGAGATAACAACCCTATCATCATCGACAGCGGTATCTCCATCGCCAACTCCTATTGGAACTTGAGCGATAATCCCGGGCTCAAAACGACTGGCAACCAATCGGGAACAGACGGAGCAGTGAGTCAGGACGCGATGAAAGAGTGGGCCACTTATATAGGGTGGGATTCCGCGATTTGGGGCATTCAAGAGGACGTGAGCCACCCCTACTTGAAATCTTTCTCTCCCGTGTTGAGGGTGGATCCGCTCTCATCAGCGACGTATTCCACTGAACCAGGGGATAATCAGTTCATGATCTCGGGTTATGTCCGGGATGGTAGCATCGGCGAGCCTTTGGAAGTTAGCTATACGATAAAGGATGCTTCTAATGGTACTGTAACTCAAGATGTATATGCAATTAACGCTACAAGTAGCAATCAGACCTTTAACTTTCCGGTTACGCTAGAAGAGAGCAGCTACACACTTGGAACCTATACGATTAACATAACAGCAAGCGATTCTGTTCCAGCGCACGAACAGTTGCAATCCTTTACGTTTGAGGTAGAGGATAAGACACCTCCAGCGGCACCGATTATTACGATTCCGAGCAACGGACACATGACGAACAATGCGACGCCAACGGTTAGCGGCACGTCGGAAGCGGGAGCTACGGTCACGGTTGTACTGGACGGAACTGTTGCGGGAACGGCAACGGCAGGGAGTAACGGAAGCTGGGCGTGGACGGTAGAATCGCCATTGCCAGAAGGCACGCATATGGTGAAGACGAGGGCAAGCGACGTAGCGGGCAATGTGGGCCCGGATTCAGCGATAAATACGTTCACAGTGGATGTGACGCCGCCGATCATTACGTTGATTGGAAGTCCGTCCATGCAAATGCAGGTAGGCAGTGCCTACACAGATCCTGGCGCAAAAGCGCAAGATGCGGTTGATGGCGAGTTGACCTCGCAGATCAAGGTGACCGGAACGGTAAATGTGAATCGAGCGGGAAGCTATGTACTTACTTACAAAGTGCAGGATAGCTCTGGAAATGCAGCCGCGTCCGTGCTTCGGACAGTAGATGTCGTAAGCTCCGGTGGAGGATCAGGAGCAGGAGCAGGAGGATCGGGATCATCCAGCGTAGAGCAATCGCCTAACGCAAATCTGGCTCAATTAACTCTTCGTGTTGGAGGTTCCACAGAAGAACTAACGCCTCAATTTGCTCCAGAGATTACGGAGTATACCATGGAGACATCTGGTGAACAACTGGTGCTTCACTGGGTTGCCGCTGATTCGAAGGCAGTCGTTAAGCTGCTGAGTGAGCCTGTAATTGATACGACAAGCATTCCTTTAGTCGTGGGAACTCAGACGATTAAGATTACCGTCCAAGCGGAAAATGGAACCCGTAAGGTCTACACCATTACGGTTACACGTCTTGACGATAACGAAAACGCATCTTCGAGTCCCGAATGTGCTTTTACAGACATTCAGGCTCACTGGGCAAAGACGGATATTTGTGAAGCAGCAAGATTGCAGATCGTTGAAGGTGTGAATACAAGTAGCTTTGCTCCTGATAGAACGGTAACACGGGCGGAGTTTGCCGTCATGTTACTGCGGACACTCCAGATTCCAAGCGTACAACAATCAGCTTCCAATCCTTTCAGTGATAAGGACAGTACACCCGTATGGGCGCAATTGGCCATTCACACGGGAGCAGTCGAGGGAATTCTCAACGGTTACCCGGATGGAACATTTCGCCCCCAGCAGGAGATAGATCGTGCAGAAGTGGCGGTAATGCTTGCAAAAGCACTAAAGTGGGAGATAGATATCGAGCCGGATCTAACCTTCTCTGACCAGGCAAGCATTCCAGCTTGGGCACAATCTTATGTGAAAGCTGCACACGAGAATGGGCTCCTGCAAGGTCGGGGAGACAACCAATTCGTACCGGATGGAATGACAACCAGAGCGGAAGCGGCTATCGTAATGCTGAGACTCTGGAAGTCACTGTACTAA